A genomic window from Sphingobacterium spiritivorum includes:
- a CDS encoding ABC transporter permease — MRILFLIVLLLLAIVSLFTGVKEISLSEIFHLSEDQLLVFTISRIPRTAALILAGGGLSIVGFIMQQITQNKFVSPTTAGSLEAAKMGILFSLLLIPQESLVYKMLFALCFTFAASMLFMAMVRRIRFRSTVFIPLIGILFGNILGAISTFFAYKHNIVQNVQGWLMGDFSAVLQGQYETIYIILPALLISYVYADRFTIAGMGESFSKNLGLPHLTVVNLGLFVVSVTVSVTIVTVGAIPFLGLIIPNIVSMIYGDNLRKNLPYTALIGAIFLLVCDILGRVLIYPYEIPIGLMVGITGGIIFFLLILKRNR, encoded by the coding sequence ATGCGCATTCTGTTTCTTATAGTTCTTCTACTCCTGGCTATTGTTTCTCTTTTTACAGGAGTCAAAGAGATTTCTCTTTCTGAGATCTTCCATCTGTCGGAAGATCAGCTGCTGGTCTTTACGATCAGCAGAATACCACGTACAGCGGCACTGATACTGGCCGGAGGAGGTCTCAGTATTGTCGGATTTATTATGCAGCAGATTACACAAAACAAATTTGTGTCACCAACTACGGCAGGTTCTCTGGAAGCTGCAAAAATGGGTATCCTTTTCAGTTTACTACTCATCCCACAGGAATCACTGGTGTATAAAATGCTCTTTGCTTTGTGCTTTACCTTTGCTGCAAGTATGCTGTTCATGGCTATGGTAAGGCGTATTCGCTTCCGGAGTACGGTATTCATTCCGCTGATTGGTATTCTATTCGGAAATATTCTGGGAGCAATCTCTACATTTTTTGCCTATAAGCACAATATTGTCCAAAATGTACAGGGATGGTTGATGGGCGATTTTTCCGCAGTTCTTCAGGGACAATATGAAACTATCTACATTATTTTGCCTGCCTTGTTGATCAGTTATGTCTATGCAGACCGCTTTACTATTGCAGGAATGGGTGAGAGTTTTTCAAAAAACCTCGGACTCCCCCATCTGACAGTTGTCAACCTGGGGTTATTTGTAGTTTCAGTTACTGTGAGTGTCACTATTGTCACCGTAGGTGCTATACCCTTTTTAGGGCTTATCATTCCTAATATTGTCAGTATGATATATGGCGACAATCTCCGCAAAAATCTGCCTTATACGGCATTGATAGGTGCTATTTTTCTTTTAGTATGCGATATACTGGGCAGAGTTCTTATATATCCCTACGAAATCCCCATCGGACTGATGGTCGGAATTACTGGGGGAATTATCTTCTTTTTACTGATCCTAAAACGCAACAGATGA
- a CDS encoding iron chelate uptake ABC transporter family permease subunit codes for MKQQSRIWIMLALFAVLIVLFLFYDTGRNIDYVLPRRAIRLATIIVVGISVAYSSMIFQTITNNKILTPSIMGYESIFILFQTIIVFVYGDKTFQVISQTDNFFYAILLMLFFSWVMYMLIFGKGKRNIYHLLLIGLILGTLFQTLSQFMQIVIDPNEFSVIEGYMFVSFNKMNSSLLLIASVVLLGTLLWAQRYVKYLDVIALGREHAVNLGLDYNRLIKRYMLIISLLVSVSTALVGPVTFLGILVTNLTYELIPSSRHKVMIWICGLIACIALLAGQFIVEHVFNFSTTVSIVINFAGGVYFMYLILKSRKRL; via the coding sequence ATGAAACAACAGTCTCGTATATGGATCATGCTGGCCCTGTTCGCCGTACTTATCGTCTTATTTCTTTTCTACGATACGGGTCGCAATATAGATTATGTATTGCCCAGGCGTGCCATCCGTCTGGCTACCATCATTGTAGTCGGAATCAGCGTAGCTTATTCATCGATGATCTTTCAGACGATTACCAACAATAAGATACTCACTCCTTCTATTATGGGATATGAATCGATCTTTATCCTTTTCCAGACCATCATTGTATTTGTCTATGGGGATAAGACTTTTCAGGTCATTTCACAAACGGATAATTTCTTCTATGCAATCTTGTTGATGTTATTTTTTTCATGGGTGATGTACATGCTGATCTTTGGAAAAGGTAAGCGCAATATATATCATCTGCTGCTGATCGGACTGATACTGGGGACACTGTTTCAGACCCTCAGTCAGTTTATGCAGATTGTCATAGATCCCAATGAATTCTCAGTGATAGAGGGCTATATGTTTGTTTCGTTCAATAAGATGAACAGCAGTCTGCTGCTGATTGCTTCAGTAGTCCTGCTTGGAACACTGCTATGGGCGCAACGCTATGTTAAATATCTGGATGTCATCGCATTGGGAAGAGAGCATGCTGTTAATCTGGGACTGGATTACAATAGACTGATCAAACGGTATATGCTGATTATTTCCCTTCTGGTATCCGTTTCTACAGCCCTTGTCGGACCGGTAACCTTTCTGGGAATTCTGGTTACGAATCTTACCTACGAACTGATTCCGTCTTCCAGACATAAGGTTATGATCTGGATATGTGGTCTCATAGCTTGTATTGCATTACTTGCAGGACAATTTATAGTTGAACATGTCTTTAATTTCTCAACGACAGTAAGTATTGTCATCAACTTCGCCGGTGGAGTCTATTTCATGTACTTAATCTTAAAATCAAGAAAACGCTTATGA